Proteins found in one Salmo salar unplaced genomic scaffold, Ssal_v3.1, whole genome shotgun sequence genomic segment:
- the LOC123733060 gene encoding uncharacterized protein, with translation MSLSGEREEETTASKTSLSGEREEETTASKMSLSGEREEETTASKMTQDTSSKSVQKPRAESPTTSLLSMTSDQPPAFSQEPLPDDNKEVESLDSEDALKITHNLLDRRSQTLLTVQQDIKAKLKHKYQHISEGIGHHGNQSLFKDIYTELYITEGGSGGLNNEHEVRQIEMASKKQTTQETPIKCNDIFKPLPEQDKPIRTVLTKGIAGIGKTVSVQKVILDWAEGKANQDVHFMFPLPFRVLNLKKDQYSLMQLLSHYFPELKEIDSIEDGETKTVFIFDGLDECRLPIDFKNNEKCCDVTQPTSVDVLLTNLIEGNLLPSALVWITSRPAAANQIPPECVDQGTEVRGFNDPQKDEYFRKKITDQNLANEIIKHMKTSRSLHIMCHMPVFCWISATVLEMILKEAEKDEVPKTLTQMYSHFILIQIIVKNRKYNKATETNPKELSQSDKEMILKLAKLAFQQLQKGNLIFYDDDLRECGLDVTEASVYSALCTEIFKEESGLYQEKVYSFVHLSIQEFLAAVHALESCLDKKENVFSPKAVTSDDEQDEEEENKDDDEEEEEIDDKQDEEEENNDEDEDDDDGNDEEESFQLSDLHKRAVDQALKSKNGHLDLFLRFLLGLSLESNQKLLRGLLTQTGSTTQSNEETVERTVRYLSYKINHESSPERIINLFHCLNELGANSLVEDMQTSLRSGTLSKTRLEPDQCSALAYLLLMSEEVLEEFDLKTYNTSEEGYQRLLPVVKTCKRALLAGCKLTYESCETLASALQTPNSPLRELDLSYNDLGDRGVKLLCVGLTSPLCNIQTLVLGQCGLTEGCCSHLASVLSSPNSQLKQLELRDNDLQDSGVTLLSAGLEDPDCKLHTLGLSGCLVTEEGCAALSSALRSYPSHLKELDLSYNHPGDSAGGLLSAALVDPTYKLMKLNVDHGGECRLKSGLRKYACHLTLDPNTVNPLLVLSEGNRKVTCVEEMQHYEDHPDRFDCSPQVLCREGLTGCRYYWEVERDGEWAYIGVVYKGMNRKGGVLDSGIGTNRKSWCLICFDGFYSFNHAGVSRRSISDPHSNRVGVYLDWPAGTLSFYSMSSSGTLTHLYTFYSTFTEPLYPGFGVCSSSSSVTLCQIDDQHIQRDHGGESWIKPGPGKWIPQSCKTCDHVEDSTHWLQIEPLTSTVQGVTMFRHRTPKGSYECTVSGLRWLCERDVILKYHFRNWEPYSHLLKDMQYTQGGPLLDITMELGELEEVHVPHCVCLGTNPSLRNEMKILHVEEHGVSLEEVHEVTRFHAKILHPKFSAISVILRYIFSWNVDVHCELMLYLTVKKETLIPRLYLFPSNPGQMQAVEEQESKFQGSKRIPITRPEQSLELNSSFRLNIPCSTSIFPPRIHLIHRDTTPSFFKVVMKISGIEMELIGDDERTVWKEIVPTDEYISDTHSTSAVLGAGGPAESSLTGSAEQQLRSVRTEFVKRVSRPVLNELLDGLLQHTVINQEEMESVKVIAERAEKARDIIDMVLRKGTESSSRMINLLGELDQCLCSLLQINSVGLPT, from the exons atgagtctctctggggagagagaggaggagaccactgcctctaaaacgagtctctctggggagagagaggaggagaccactgcctctaaaatgagtctctctggggagagagaggaagagaccactgcctctaaaatgactCAAGACACCAGTTCTAAGAG TGTCCAGAAGCCCAGAGCAGAGTCCCCTACAACCAGCCTGCTATCAATGACGAGTGATCAGCCACCTGCTTTCAGCCAGGAACCATTACCAGATGACAATAAGGAAGTGGAGAGTTTGGACAGTGAGGATGCATTAAAGAtcacacacaaccttctggacaGAAGAA GTCAAACTCTGCTGACAGTCCAACAAGACATTAAGGCTAAACTGAAACACAAGTATCAACACATATCTGAAGGAATTGGACACCATGGAAACCAAAGTCTGTTCAAGgacatctacacagagctctacatcacagagggtggaagtggaggactcaataatgaacatgaggttAGACAGATAGAGATGGCATCCAAGAAACAAACCACACAAGAGACGCCAATCAAATGCAACGACATCTTCAAGCCTTTACCTGAACAAGACAAacctatcagaactgtgctgacaaaaggaatcgctggcattggaaaaacagtctctgtgcagaaggtcATCCTTGACTGGGCAgagggaaaagcaaatcaggacgtTCATTTCATGTTTCCTCTTCCTTTCCGTGTTTTGAACCTGAAAAAGGACCAATACAGTCTGATGCAACTTCTTTCCCACTACTTCCCAGAGCTGAAAGAGATTGACAGCATTGAAGATGGTGAAACCAAAACTGTTTTCatttttgatggtctggatgagtgtcgaCTTCCTATAGACTTTAAAAACAATGAGaagtgctgtgatgtcacacagcCAACCTCAGTGGACGTGCTGCTGACAAACCTCATCGAggggaatctgcttccctctgctctcgtcTGGATAACCTCACGgcctgcagcagccaatcagatccctcctgagtgtgttgaccaggggacagaggtacgagggttcaatgatccACAGAAGGACGAGTACTTCAGGAAGAAAATCACAGATCAGAATCTGGCCAATGAAATCATCAAACACatgaagacatcaaggagcctccacatcatgtgccacatgccagtcttctgttggatatcAGCCACTGTCCTTGAGATGATACTGAAAGAGGCAGAGAAGGATGAAGTCCCCAAAACTCTGACCCAGATGTACTCACACTTCATACTCATCCAAATCATTGTGAAGAACAGGAAGTACAACAAAGCCACAGAGACAAACCCAAAGGAACTGTCTCAGTCAGACAAAGAGATGATCCTGAAACTGGCAAAGCTGGCTTTCCAACAGCTACAGAAGGGCAACCTGATCTTCTATGACGATGACCTGAGAGAGTGTGGCCTTGATGTCACAGAGGCATCAGTGTACTCAGCATTGTGTACAGAGATCTTTAAAGAAGAATCTGGGCTGTACCAAGAGAAGGTCTACAGCtttgtgcatctgagcattcaggagtttctagcAGCAGTGCATGCTTTAGAATCATGTCTGgacaagaaggaaaatgttttctcccccaaAGCAGTCACTAGTGATGATGagcaggacgaggaggaggagaacaaggatgatgatgaggaggaggaggagattgatGATAagcaggacgaggaggaggagaacaatgacgaagatgaggatgatgatgacggCAATGATGAAGAGGAGTCATTCCAGTTGTCTGACTTACACAAGAGAGCAGTGGACCAGGCCTTGAAAAGTAAGAATGgacacctggacctgttcctccgcttccttctgggtctctcactggagtccaatcagaaactGTTACGAGGCCTTCTGACACAGACAGGAAGTACAACACAGAGCAATGAGGAAACAGTTGAGAGAACAGTCAGGTACCTTTCATACAAGATCAACCATGAATCCTCACCAGAAAGGATCATCAacttgttccactgtctgaatgaacttggTGCCAACTCTCTAGTTGAAGACATGCAGACCTCCCTGCGATCAGGaactctttcaaaaacaagactaGAACCTGACCAATGTTCAGCCCTGGCCTACCTGTTACTGATGTCAgaggaggtgctggaggagtttgacctgaagacatacaacacatcagaGGAAGGTTATCAGAGGTTGCTGCCGGTAGTGAAAACCTGCAAGAGAgcact ACTGGCTGGCTGTAAACTCACATATGAATCCTGTGAGActctggcctcagctctgcagacaccaaactcccccctgagagaactggacctcagctacaatgacctgggagacagaggagtgaagctgctctgtgTTGGACTAACCAGTCCACTCTGCAACATACAGACACTAGT TCTAGGTCAGTGTGGTCTGACAGAGGGTTGCTGTTCACATCTGGCCTCAGTCCTGAGTTCACCCAACTCACAACTGAAACAACTGGAGCTGAGAGACAATGACCTGCAGGACTCAGGAGTTACACTGCTGTcggctggactggaggatccagactgtaaactacacacactggg gctgtctggctgtctggtcaCAGAGGAGGGCTGTGCTGCTCTGTCTTCAGCTCTGAGGTCATACCCCTCCCACCTgaaagagctggacctgagctacaatcacccaggagactctgcAGGGGGACTGCTTTCAGCTGCTCTGGTGGATCCCACATATAAACTGATGAAGCTGAA TGTGGATCATGGTGGAGAGTGCAGGCTGAAATCAGGGCTGAGGAAAT ATGCCTGTCATCTCACCCTGGACCCAAATACAGTAAACCCACTCCTGGTACTGTctgaggggaacaggaaggtGACATGTGTGGAAGAGATGCAGCATTATgaagaccatccagacagatttgaCTGTAGTCCCCAAGTTCTCTGCAGAGAAGGCTTAACTGGATGTCGttattactgggaggtggagagggatggTGAATGGGCTTACATTGGTGTGGTGTACAAAGGAATGAACAGGAAGGGAGGGGTGCTTGACAGTGGTATTGGAACCAATAGGAAGTCCTGGTGTTTAATCTGCTTTGATGGCTTCTACTCATTTAACCATGCTGGAGTCAGTAGGAGATCCATCTCTGATCCTCATTCTAACAGAgttggagtgtatctggactggccagctggTACTTTGTCCTTCTATAGTATGTCCTCCTCTGGTACACTGACACACCTTTACACATTCTACTCCACATTCACTgaacccctctatcctgggtttggggtttgctcctcctcctcctcagtgaccCTGTGTCAGATAGATGACCAACACATTCAGAG agaccatggtggagagagttggatcaagcctggacctggGAAAT GGATTCCTCAGAGCTGTAAGACTTGTGACCATGTTGAG gactccacacactggctTCAGATTGAACCCTTGACTTCCACTGTCCAGGGAGTTACAatgttcag ACACAGGACACCCAAAGGGAGTTATGAGTGCACAGTGTCTGGGCTCCgctggctgtgtgagagagatgtcatTCTGAAGTATCACTTCAGGAACTGGGAACCCTACAGTCACCTTCTGAAAGACATGCAGTACACACAAGGTGGTCCATTGCTGGACATCACTATGGAGTTAGGTGAACTGGAGGAAGTTCATGTGCCACACTGTGTCTGTTTAG GGACCAACCCTTCCCTGAGGAATGAGATGAAGATTCTTCATGTAGAGGAACATGGAGTGTCTTTAGAGGAAGTGCATGAGGTCACCAGATTCCATGCTAAGATTCTCCATCCCAAGTTCTCAGCTATCTCTGTTATACTGAGATATATATTTTCTTGGAACGTAGATGTCCACTGTGAGCTGATGCTCTATCTGACAGTGAAAAAGGAAACACTAATTCCACGCCTATACCTGTTCCCCAGTAACCCCGGCCAAATGCAG GCTGTGGAAGAACAGGAATCAAAGTTTCAAGGGTCTAAAAGGATTCCCATCACAAGACCAGAGCAGTCCTTAGAACTGAATAGTTCCTTCAGACTGAACATTCCCTGTTCTACCTCCATCTTTCCACCG aggatTCATCTCATACATAGAGACACCACACCAAGCTTTTTCAAGGTGGTTATGAAAATTTCAGGGATTGAGATGGAGTTAATCGGTGATGATGAGAGGACAGTATGGAAAGAAATTGTACCAACAG ATGAATACATCTCTGACACCCATTCAACTA GTGCTGTGTTGGGGGCAGGAGGTCCGgctgagagcagtctgactggttCTGCAGAGCAGCAGCTGCGTTCTGTACGGACAGAGTTTGTGAAACGAGTGTCAAGACCTGTCCTGAATGAACTGCTGGACGGActcctgcaacacacagtcatcaacCAGGAGGAAATGGAGTCAGTGAAGGTGATAGCTGAAAGGGCAGAGAAAGCACGTGACATCATCGACATGGTGTTGAGAAAAGGAACTGAGTCAAGTTCCAGGATGATCAACCTTCTTGGGGAGCTGGACCAATGTCTTTGTTCACTGCTTCAGATCAACAGTGTTGGgctaccaacctaa